A window of Glycine soja cultivar W05 chromosome 2, ASM419377v2, whole genome shotgun sequence genomic DNA:
ttgagaagCTGAGTAGCGATTACTCATTAGAAcccaaaagaacaaaaaactgtcttgagttttctttttgtattttttaatcaaaattaaaattttaacttaatacATATAAtcgaagaaaattttatttttattaaaaagtaattacaaaaaatacttaaatttaacatccaatttaattttttcctgtaaaaaaagaagtttaCCGAAAATTTCTCTGCTTTTAAAATTCCCAATATCATAAAGACTAATGACTGATTGGATTGTATTTTGTGAAATTAACTAACCGAAGGGCAGTGACAGACACTATGGATACAAAGTTGAGcaaaattgaatttatataaataaaagtggATTGAACTTTCAACCTGGAAACAAGGGATACATAAAATAacagacaaaattaaaataaaagaggttatacaaattaatgaataaaatggGGGAGGGGTCTAAATCTTATTGGAGTGAATTActacaaggaccaaataattACACCAATATACCTAAAGTAAATATGCAACACAACAGCCAACCTGAGGTGAGCGATTAGGATAATttgatatgtatatatgtgaatggTGTTTGGGTTGAAATCAAACATTATCAGTGTTGTCTGGCTTGGAGTGGGAGTGGGGTGCAGGAGGTGAAGGGAAGAAGGTGTTTGAAGCAACTGCACCTGGGGGTGGACTTGGCATCCCATAAACTTGTGGGTTGGTTTGAACCTCTTTCCTTCCTCTGGCTCTTCCAAAGAAGTAACATCCAAAACCCAGAAGAAAGCAGAAGATTatgaaaggaagagaaatcaCCACAACCATCCccatcttctcttcttcttaattAATTGCTTGCTTCTTATGTTAATCTGAGTGAGTGAAATGGTTTGGTAGCGTTGGGAAAGAGTGAG
This region includes:
- the LOC114403759 gene encoding uncharacterized protein LOC114403759, whose amino-acid sequence is MGMVVVISLPFIIFCFLLGFGCYFFGRARGRKEVQTNPQVYGMPSPPPGAVASNTFFPSPPAPHSHSKPDNTDNV